In one Pseudomonas fitomaticsae genomic region, the following are encoded:
- a CDS encoding universal stress protein yields MSQYQRLLLIINPLLRESAAINHAAALAKASGARLHILALIPSLDGLSLLETGNRLQVREAFLEEHRQTLEARAVNLRGRRIEVTTEVDWAADVEQRILEHVKAYEPDLLIKEIEQVSVLRRALYTPLDWHLLRHCPVPVYLVGGSGYVLPRKVLAAVEVSDVESTDNSLNEQIIRQANALAIQCNAELHLLYACDISAAYLADMGAMPLAELIRSLREDLQKSFLRLAGQFGVVSDQRHFIEGRPVTVLSEFAEEQHVDVIVMGRVRSRGLSKLLGSTTEHILYQVPCCVLAV; encoded by the coding sequence ATGAGCCAGTATCAGCGGTTGCTGCTGATCATCAATCCGCTCCTGCGCGAGTCCGCCGCGATCAATCATGCCGCAGCGCTGGCCAAGGCCAGTGGTGCGCGCTTGCACATACTGGCGCTGATTCCTTCGCTCGACGGTTTGTCGCTGTTGGAAACAGGCAACAGGCTACAGGTGCGCGAGGCATTTCTTGAGGAACACCGGCAGACGCTGGAAGCCCGGGCGGTCAATCTGCGCGGCAGGCGGATCGAGGTGACCACCGAAGTGGACTGGGCCGCTGATGTGGAGCAGCGCATCCTTGAGCACGTCAAAGCGTATGAGCCCGATCTGCTGATCAAGGAAATCGAACAGGTTTCGGTCCTCAGGCGCGCGCTTTACACGCCACTGGACTGGCATTTGCTGCGCCACTGTCCGGTGCCGGTCTACCTGGTGGGCGGGAGCGGTTATGTCTTGCCTCGCAAAGTGCTGGCGGCGGTCGAGGTGTCGGATGTCGAGTCCACCGATAACTCGCTGAATGAACAGATCATCCGACAGGCCAACGCCTTGGCCATCCAGTGCAATGCCGAGTTGCACTTGCTCTATGCCTGCGATATTTCCGCCGCGTACCTGGCGGATATGGGCGCAATGCCTCTCGCCGAACTCATCCGGTCACTGCGCGAGGATCTGCAAAAGTCGTTTCTTCGACTGGCCGGGCAGTTCGGCGTGGTCAGCGACCAGCGGCACTTCATCGAAGGCCGACCAGTCACCGTGCTCAGCGAGTTCGCCGAGGAGCAGCACGTCGATGTCATCGTGATGGGCAGGGTTCGATCGCGGGGTTTGAGCAAGCTGTTGGGCAGCACCACCGAGCACATTCTTTACCAGGTGCCTTGCTGCGTTCTGGCAGTCTGA